DNA sequence from the Pogona vitticeps strain Pit_001003342236 chromosome 11, PviZW2.1, whole genome shotgun sequence genome:
TCTACTGGCATACACCCCACAAACTATGTCTGCCTCCCTCTGTTCATCTGCTACCACCTATTCACGGCTTACAAAGGTCAACTCAGTTGCATGTTCAGATAAGTAGCAGGCAAGAGATTCATACTGTTTAAAGGACTCATGCTAATAAAGCACCGTACCATTTCTAAAGGCACATTTAGACCCCTTGCCCTTTCCTCGATTCACACTGGCGTCTGAAGCTTCCCTGATCCCTTATACCATGAAGAACGAGGAAGTCCTCAAGCATTGACAGGTGTGCTTCTCTGGTTACACCACTGGGAAAGCAAGCTGTTCAAGTCAAAATTCTGACGTGAGGCTCCCATTATCCAaaatagaatattttttaaaaataaaaaaaggcaacACAAGCCCATGTTAAGAATCAAAGGTGTGATGTTATATAGCCTCATTGGTCTGACTGCTGATGTCCATAAGAGTTGAATTTAAAACCAGAATCAGTCAAGGTGGTCAGGAAGCTCAGGCGTCCATCACAGACGTGGAGGTTGACCCCCTGCACAGCGCATCCCTAGAGATCCTTTCCTCTGTTCTCTTTTAGCCACCTCCTCCATTCCCATATCATAGACTGCTTCCCctttaacaaaagaaaacagtgaCCCTGCAGCTTCCAGTTCAGTCCGAGAGATTTTCGGAAAAGGCCGACTTGGATTTCTGCGTCTGCTCCAAACGGTTAAGAATAAACTGACTGGTGTCAATGAAGCGCTCCACACAGTTCACAAAACAGGCCTCCGCTCGGCTGTCCAGCTTGGGCCCAGGTTTGTCCATGCATTTCTCCTATTCAGgataaaggagaaagagagaaaattaacCTAGGGCAGGAATGGTAGAAGGCAAACCTGAATCTACACAGATTTCTCACTCTCAATTATTTTGAgtagcagtaaaaaaaataatcctCTTCCATTGCCTTAAATCCTGCTGAAATGCTATGGTAACaaagtgtgtggtgtgtgtgtgtgtgttatgtgcggAAAGAATGAGAAGCAATTTGAATGGCAGCAGTAAACATCAGCTCACTGTCTCCCCATATAGAATTCTGAGTTCAGATTTATGATCTCAGGATTCTATTAATAATAGTAAAGTAGC
Encoded proteins:
- the TIMM8A gene encoding mitochondrial import inner membrane translocase subunit Tim8 A, with translation MDPSSAVGDLGAAVNDPQLQHFIEVETQKQRFQQLVHQMTELCWEKCMDKPGPKLDSRAEACFVNCVERFIDTSQFILNRLEQTQKSKSAFSENLSD